GGCCGTTCGGCCATGTGCAGGGAATACGGAAAGTCTATCCATCTATGCGAGGGGGACGATTCATGAGCACAGCCTATCAAGAAGACATCAGCAGCAGCGTGCTGCGCCGCATGAAAGAAGGCGGTTTCGATTTTTCCCGATTCCATCCCATCGAGTTCTACGCCATTTTCCCGGACGAGGAGCGGGCGCGCAGGGCGGCAGGAAAATTTCGCGGTGAATCCATCAATGCCCAGGTCAGTGCGCGCGACGACGGCGCGTGGTCCCTGGAATTGAGCAAGGTGATGTACGCAACCTACGACGACATTGGCGATTTCGAACAGGGCTTTTCGGCGGTGGTCGAGCCCTTGGGCGGCATCATCGAAGGCTGGGGCGTGAAGCAGGAGGTGCGCAACCGCCATCGTTTGAACTGATAACCCTCGCAACACGTCGAGCAGCGGCTGACCTTCGGGTCGGCCGTTGTCGTTTCTGCACCCTGAACATCGCACGGCAAAACCCTGAAACAAGAATTCGAGGCAAAAAAAAAGCCACCTGAAGAGGTGGCTAAAAGGGAAGACCGGAAGGAGAGGAAACCGGTCAGGGTTACGGCCGGTAGGGCTGCCGGGGCAGCCCGGATCAGTGGTGCTGCGCACTTCGTCAGGGACGTTTCGCAGCGGATGTGCGGATTATCCGCAGCCGGCGCCGGGCAGTGAAATCAACTCTGACTATGCTGGTGATAGGCGACTGCACTGCGTCGCAATGAGGCGGGGGCGATCAGGTTGGGGCATTTGCCGCACAGGAATGGTGCGGTGGTTGTGGCGTGAATATCCAACCGATTGAAATCAAAGCGTTTATGCCGATGGCACGGGCCTTGCGAAGGCCTGTATGTCCGGGGTGACAAGGAGTACGGCATGATCCGCACCTATTTTGATGAAATGTACGATGCCGGCGGCCAGGTCCGCCCGCATTACCGGGAGTTTGCCCGCTGGCTGGCCGATACGCCTGACGAACTGCTGGCCCAGCGGCGACGCGAGGCCGATCTGCTGTTCCATCGTGCCGGGATCACTTTCACGCTCTACGGGGACGAGCAAGGGACAGAACGCCTGATTCCCTTCGACACCATTCCGCGCAGCATTCCCGCCAGCGAGTGGCGGATCGTCGAGCGCGGCTGCATCCAGCGGGTCAAGGCGTTGAACATGTTCCTCGCCGACCTTTACCACGAGCAGCGCATCATCAAGGCCGGGATCATTCCCGCCGAGCAGGTGCTGGCCAACGAGCAATACCAGTTGGCGATGCAAGGGCTGGATCTGCACCGCGATATCTATTCGCACATCTCCGGCGTCGACTTGGTGCGCGACGGCGACGGCACGTATTACGTGCTCGAGGACAACCTGCGCACGCCCAGCGGCGTGAGCTACATGCTCGAAGACCGCAAGATGATGATGCGCCTGTTCCCCGAGCTGTTCGCGGCCCAGCGCATTGCCCCGATCGACCATTACCCGAACCTGTTGCTCGACACCTTGAAAAGCTCAAGTCCCATCGACGACCCGAGTGTCGTGGTGTTGACACCGGGCCGGTTCAACAGCGCGTTTTTCGAGCATGCGTTTCTCGCCCGGGAAATGGGCGTGGAACTGGTGGAGGGCGCGGATCTGTTCGTGCGCGACGACAAGGTCTTCATGCGCACCACCGACGGCCCGAAAGCGGTGGACGTGATCTACCGCCGGCTCGACGACGCGTTTCTTGATCCATTGGCCTTCCGCCCGGATTCGATGCTCGGCGTGCCGGGGCTGCTGTCGTCCTATCGCTCCGGCAACGTGGTGCTGGCCAATGCGATCGGCACCGGCGTGGCGGATGACAAGTCGGTGTATCCGTTTGTCACCGAAATGATCCGTTTCTACCTCGACGAAGAGCCGATCCTGAAGAACGTGCCGACGTGGCAGTGCCGCAACCCGTCTGAACTTTCCCATGTACTGGCCAATCTTCCAGATCTGGTGGTCAAGGAAACCCAGGGCTCCGGCGGTTACGGAATGCTCGTGGGGCCGGCGGCGACGACGGCGGAAATCGATGCGTTCCGCGAGCGGATCAAGGCCAAGCCCCACGCGTACATCGCGCAACCGACGCTGTCGCTGTCGACCTGTCCGACCTTTGTCGAAAACGGCATTGCGCCGCGCCATATCGACCTGCGCCCGTTCGTATTGTCCGGCCGCGAAACCCGGGTCGTGCCCGGCGGTTTGACCCGTGTCGCCCTGCGTGAAGGCTCTCTGGTGGTGAACTCATCCCAGGGCGGCGGAACCAAGGACACCTGGGTGGTCGAGGATTGAAGGAAGCCTGCCATGTTAAGTAGAACTGCCTCGGATCTGTACTGGATGTCGCGTTACCTGGAGCGGGCGGAAAATCTCGCCCGCATGCTCGATGTCAGCTATTCGCTGTCGCTGATGCCGCAGGACGGCCGTGGCGACGGTTTGCACGAACTGGCGATGCCGCTGCTGATCACCGGCACGCTGGACGATTACCTGGAGCGTCACGGCGAGCTGCATGCCGAGCGATTGCTGCACTTCTTCGCGCTCGACGCGGCCAACCCGGCGAGCATCTACAGCTGCCTCGGCGCGGCGCGAGCCAGCGCCCACGCGGTGCGCGGTCGGATCACCGCCGACATGTGGGAGAACATCAACGCCACCTGGCTGGAGATCCGCGGGATCGCCAACCAGGGCCTCAGCCGCTATGGCATGAGCCGTTTCTGTGAGTGGATCAAGGAACGTTCGCACCTGTTCCGAGGGGCGTCCTACGGCACCATCATGCGCAACGACGCGTTTCGTTTCATTCGTCTGGGTACGTTTATCGAGCGGGCGGACAACACGCTGCGCCTGCTCGACGCCCGTTACGAAATGGCCGGCGATCAGGCCGAAGCGGTCAGTGACGGCACTGCGCACGCCTATTACCAATGGAGTGCCTTGTTGCGGGCCTTGTCATCGTTCGAGGCCTACACCGAAATCTATCGCGATGCACCCGGCGCCCGGCATGTCGCCGAACTGTTGCTGTTGCGCGCGGATGTGCCGCGCTCGCTGCGGGCCTGTACCGAAGAAATCGACCAGATTCTCGCGCAACTGCCGGGGGCCAACGGCCGTCCCGCGCAAAGGCTGGCGGCGGAAATGGACGCACGCCTGCGCTACACCGGCATCCACGAAATCCTCGAGGAAGGGCTGCACGCCTGGCTTACCGAGTTCATCCCGCTGGTGCGCCAGTTGGGCAACGCCATTCACAGTTCCTACCTGGAGGCCGCATGAGACTTTCCATCAGCCACGAGACCACCTATCACTACGAAGATCAGGTGCGGGCGAGCATCCAGTACCTGCGCCTGACACCCCACGACAGCGAGCGTCAGCACGTGCTGAGCTGGCAGCTCGACCTACCGCGTCCGGTACGCGCCCAGCTCGATCCGTTCGGCAACATCCTGCATGTGCTGACCATGGACGAGCCCCACGAAGCGATCATCATCGGTGCCCGTGGGCAGGTCGATATCGACGAGTTGCGTGAAGCGGAGCATGAGAGTCAGTCGGCGCTGCCGTTCCTGCGCTTCACCCGTTTGACCGAGGCGGACGAGGCGCTGCGGGCGTTTGCCGAGAAGTCCTGCAAGCAACGACGCGACCGCAATGCACTGATCGATCTGATGCATGGGCTGAATCAGCACATGACCTATAAGCCTGGTTCCACCGAAGTCGACACCAGCGCCGCCGAGGCGTTTGCCGGGCGGGCGGGTGTTTGCCAGGACCACGCCCACGCGTTTCTGGCCTGTGCGCGCAGCCTCGGTGTGCCGTCGCGGTATGTGTCGGGTTATCTGTACAGCGAGGATTGCGAGCATCTGGCCAGCCACGCCTGGGCCGAGGCCTGGATCGATGACGCCTGGTACAGCTTCGATGTGACCAATGAACTGGCGCGGCCGGAGCGACACCTGAAACTGGCGGTGGGGCTGGATTACCTTGACGCCTGCCCGGTGCGGGGCATGCGCCGGGGCGGCGGGTCAGAGCAGATGCACGCGAAAGTGCTGGTGTCGCCGACACCCGCGCCAATCATCTCGGTGCAACAGCAGTAAACGATGTTGTCGGTTTACTTGGCGGGCGCAACCTTGCGCCCGGCCATGTGCTGCAAATAACCCACCAGCTTCTGCAGATCCGCATCCGGTAATACTTCGGCGGAAAACCCTGGCATCTTCGCTTGCGGCCACTGGCGCAAACTCTGCGGATCGCGGATGTAGCGCTTGAGGAAGTCCGCGCCGAAATACTCGGTCGGGTTGTAAGGAATATTCAGGTCCGGCCCGAATTGCGCATCACCCGCACCATTCAGGCGATGACAGGCCAGACAGTTCTTCTGGAACAGCGCAAATCCCTGATTCACCGGGTCATCGGCCTTCAGCGCAGGATCCGGCAGCAGGGCAGGGAAGCGCTCGGCCACTGGCGCCATGCGTTTGATGCTCGCCACTTCGAACGGCCATTGTTCGGGGCTGATATGGTCGGCCTGCGGATTGGTCCACACCAGATAGAACGGCCCGGCGCTGTGTTTGCCCTCCGACAGCGGCGGCCATGGGTGAGTCGGGTCTTCGATGGCCAGCCAGGCGCGTGAACCTTGGGCGTTCAGCAATGGACCAGCTGACAGTTCGGCGGCAAAACCGTCCAGCGCTACGGCTTGCAGGTGATCTTCCGGTTTGATTCCGGTCAGCAATGCGGCCACGGGCACGGCGCGATAAGTCATGTCCTTCTTGTAGGACACGTCGTTCTTTATCGTGAGGGTTTGTACCTGAGGATGCTTGAGTAATTCCTCGGTCTGCCAGGTGCGACTGTTCGCGCCCAGTTCCAGATTCAGCTGTGCGGCAGACAGGGGCAAGCTCAGGAGCATGGCCCCGAACAGAATGAGCGTTTTCAAGTGATCGCCGTCCATGTCGTGGAAGTGCGCAAAGGTTGGCACAGCCACGCTGGCCCGGGTAGCGGGCCAGTCATATTTTCAGTGGCGATGAGCAAAACCTGCCGCTTGAATCAGCCGATGACCTTGGTCAGATTCGGCAAAATCAACAACAGCGTCGTGGCGAAAAGAATGAGCCCTGCTTGACGAACTTTCGGTTGTTTGAACATGGCTTGACCGCCTTTTTTGTTATTTCCTGATGCCTGCCTGCATATCCATGATGGCAAGCGCTGCACTTCCTGTTGAAGAACGCCTGCCTCGGCAAAACCCGACGACAACGACGTACATGTTCACCTTAGGGCCCGCGTCACGCTTGGCTTAGATCCATTTCATATGTATTTGCTACCAGGCGCGATTAAAAAGGCATGAGGCCCATTGCCAGCTTCTTTGCCGCCCTTTTGCTAGACAGCTCGCTGACCTGAACCGGTTAACCTGGCCGGGAATGACCGTCCGTCTGAGCGTGCGCGTCAACGTCATTGAGCGCTGTGGTCATTGAATCCGTGACCGTCCCGGCCAAGAGTGGAGGCACGAATTTCACTCACCGCACAGGTTCGAGAACGCCATGACCCAAGCTTTGATTTTCGACGCGTTACGCACGCCCCGTGGTCGGGGCAAGGCCGACGGTTCGCTGCACAGCGTCAAACCGGTGAACCTGGTGGCCGGCCTGCTGAACGCTTTGCAGGCGCGCACGGCGCTGGACACCAGCCAGGTCGATGACGTCGTGCTGGGTTGCGTCACACCGATTGGTGATCAGGGCTCTGACATCGCCAAGACCGCCGTGCAGGTGGCCGATTGGGACGTTAGTGTTGCCGGCGTGCAAATCAACCGGTTCTGCGCCTCGGGGCTGGAAGCGGTGAACCTGGGGGCGATGAAAGTGCGCTCCGGGTACGAAGACCTGGTGGTGGTCGGCGGCGTCGAATCCATGTCCCGCGTGCCGATGGGCAGCGACGGTGGTGCCTGGGCGCTGGACCCGCAGACCAACCTGCACAGCCATTTCACCCCTCAAGGCGTCGGCGCCGACCTGATCGCCACCCTTGAAGGCTTCAGCCGTCAGGACGTTGATGCCTACGCGCTGCACTCGCAACAGAAAGCCGCCCGGGCTCGGGCCGACGGTTCATTCAACAAGTCTTTGGTGCCGGTGCAGGACCAGAACGGCATCATTCTGCTCGATCACGATGAATTCATTCGTGCCGAATCGACCCTCGAAGGCTTGGGCAAGCTCAAGCCGAGTTTTGAAATGATCGGCCAGATGGGCTTCGATGCCACGGCGTTGCGGGTCTACAGCCATGTCGAGCGCATCAACCATGTGCACACGCCGGGCAACAGCTCGGGAATCGTTGATGGCGCGGCGCTGATGCTGATCGGCTCCGAGGCCAAGGGCCGGGCGCTGGGGCTGCAACCCCGGGCGCGGATTGTCGCCACGGCGGTCACCAGCACCGACCCGACCATCATGCTCACCGGCCCGGCGCCGGCCACCCGCAAGGCACTGGCCAAGGCCGGGCTGCGGGTCGAAGACATCGATCTGTTTGAGGTCAACGAGGCGTTCGCCTCAGTGGTGCTGAAATTCATCAAGGACATGGCCGTCGACCCGGACAAGGTCAACGTCAATGGCGGCTCGATTGCGATGGGCCATCCACTGGGCGCTACCGGTTGCGCAATTCTCGGCACCTTGCTCGATGAACTGGAAGCCCGGCGCCTGCGCTACGGCCTCGCGACGCTGTGCGTCGGCGGCGGCATGGGCATCGCCACCATCATCGAACGCCTCTGACCTCAAGGAACCTTGTCATGACCCAAGCCATTCGTTACGAAAAAGGTCAGGACGGCATCGTCCTCCTGACCATCGACATGCCGGGCCAGAGCGCCAACACCATGAATGCGGTGTACCGCGAAGCCATGGCCGAAAGCGTCGCCCGATTGCAGGCGGAAAAAGATGACATCGCCGGGGTGATCATCACTTCGGCCAAAAAAACCTTCTTCGCCGGCGGCGACCTGAATGAACTGATCAAGGTCGGCAAGCCCGAAGCCAAGGCTTTCTACGACATGGTACTGACCCTCAAGGGCCAATTGCGCACCCTGGAAACCCTCGGCAAACCGGTGGTCGCGGCGATCAACGGCGCGGCGCTCGGCGGTGGCTGGGAAATCTGCCTCGCCTGCCACTACCGCGTGGCGCTGCACGATGCTTCGGTGCAACTCGGCCTGCCGGAAGTGACCCTCGGTCTGTTGCCGGGCGGCGGCGGAGTGGTGCGCATGGTGCGCATGCTCGGCATCGAAAAAGCCCTGCCGTATCTGCTCGAAGGCAAGAAAGTCCGCCCGCAACAGGCGTTGCAGGCGGGTTTGATCGATGAGCTGGCGGCGGATCGTGATGAACTGCTGGCCAAGGCCCGTGCCTGGATTCTGGCCAATCCCGCGGCCGTGCAGCGTTGGGATGTGAAGGGCTATCAGATTCCCGGCGGCACACCGTCTAACCCGAAAGTCGCGCAGATGCTGGCCATTGCACCGTCGATCCTGCGCAGTAAAACCCAGGGCACGTTGCCGGCGCCGGAGAAGATCCTCTGCGCGGCGGTGGAAGGCGCGCAGGTGGATTTCGACACGGCGCACCTGATCGAAACTCGCTACTTCACCGAATTGACCACCGGCCAGATCTCGAAAAACCTGATCGGCACCTTCTGGTTCCAGCTCAATGAAATCAATGCCGGCGGCTCGCGGCCGCAGGGTTTTGCACCTTACGTGACGAAGCGCGTGGGCGTCCTCGGCGCGGGCATGATGGGGGCCGGTATTGCCTATGTCAGCGCCTCGGCCGGTATCGACGTGGTGCTCAAGGACATCAACCTTGCCGCTGCGGAAAAGGGCAAGGCGCATTCGGCGGCACTGCTGGACAAGAAAGTTGCTCGCGGGCAGATGTCCTCGGAGCAGCGTGAAGCGGTGCTGGCGCGTATCCAGCCGACCGAAAGCGATGCCGATCTGGCGGGTTGCGATTTGATCATCGAAGCGGTGTTCGAGGATCGTCAGCTCAAGGCCAAAGTCTCGGCAGCTGCGCAGCAGATGGTCGGTGCCGACGCGGTGATTGCCTCCAATACTTCGACCTTGCCCATCACCGGCCTGGCAGCTGCGGTGCCGGATCAGAGCAAGTTCATCGGCCTGCACTTCTTCAGCCCGGTGGAAAAGATGCCGCTGGTGGAGATCATCAAAGGCGCGAAAACCAGCGACGAAACCCTCGCACGCGGGTTCGATTTCGTCCTGCAAATCAAGAAAACCCCGATTGTGGTCAACGACAGTCGTGGCTTCTTTACCTCGCGAGTGTTCGGCACCTTCACCAATGAAGGCATTGCCATGCTCGGCGAGGGCGTCAGTGCGCCGATGATCGAGACCGAAGCGCGCAAGGCCGGCATGCCCATTGGGCCGTTGGCAATCTCTGACGAAGTTTCCCTCAGCCTGATGAGCCATATCCGTCAGCAAACGGCCAAAGACCTGCAAGCGGAAGGGAAAGCGCTGATTGAGCACCCGGCGTTCGCCGTGATTGACTTGCTGCTCAACGAATACAAGCGGCCGGGCAAGGCAGCGGGAGGCGGTTTTTATGAGTACCCGGCGGGCGGCCAGAAACACCTGTGGTCCGAGCTGAAAACCCGTTTCGAGAAAGCTGACGGGCAGATTTCGCCGAAGGATGTGCGTGACCGGTTGCTGTTCGTGCAGGCGATCGAAACCGTGCGCTGTGTGGAGGAGGGCGTACTGACCTCGACGGCGGACGCCAACGTCGGCTCAATCTTCGGCATCGGTTTCGCGGCATGGACGGGCGGGGCGTTGCAGTTCATCAATCAATATGGTGTTAAGGACTTTGTCGCCCGGGCCCAGTACCTGGCGGAACAGTACGGTGAGCGTTTCGCACCGCCTGCGCTGCTGTTGGAAAAAGCCGCGAAGGGCGAGTTGTTTTAACGGGGTGGGGACGCATTTCGGGGCTTGCCTTGCCGGGTGGTTTCAAGGCAGGCTCTGGGGTGTGCATTATTCCCATCACGTGTCAGGTATTTTTTATGTCGCTACGCATCTGCATTCTGGAAACCGACATCCTGCGTCCGGAACTGGTCGATCAATATCAGGGTTACGGGCAGATGTTCCAGCGCCTGTTCTCGCAACAACCGATCGCCGCCGAGTTCACGGTGTACAACGTGATGCAGGGCGATTATCCGAGTGATGACCTGACGTTCGACGCGTACCTGGTCACCGGCAGCAAGGCCGACTCGTTCGGTACCGACCCATGGATTCAGACCCTCAAGCAATACCTGCTGACCCGCTATGAGCGCGGCGACAAACTGCTCGGCGTGTGCTTCGGCCATCAACTGCTGGCGCTGCTGCTGGGTGGCAAGAGCGAGCGGGCGACCCAGGGTTGGGGCGTTGGCATTCACAACTACAAACTGGCGGCCAAGGCACCCTGGATGAACCCGGTGCGCGAAGAACTGACGCTGCTGATCAGTCACCAGGATCAGGTCACGGCACTGCCGGAAAACGCCACAGTGATTGCTTCCAGCGATTTTTGCCCGTTCGCCGCTTACCACATCAACGATCAGGTGCTGTGCTTCCAGGGGCATCCGGAATTCATTCACGATTACTCGCGGGCGCTGCTGGATCTGCGTCAGGAAGCGTTGGGTGAGCAGATCTACAGCAAGGGCGTGGCCAGCCTTGAGCACCAGCACCACGGCGCCACGGTGGCGGAATGGATGATGCGCTTCGTGGCGCACAAGCCGACCGCCGCTTGACCCCAAATGCCCCCGTGTCGTACACGGGGGCGTTTTTTTAACTCACAGCCAGCCCGATTTCTTGAAGCTCGCCCACAGCCCCACGCAGCCCACCGTGATAAAGCTCAGCACGGCGAAATAGCCGTAGTGCCAGCTCAGCTCCGGCATGTTCTGGAAGTTCATCCCGTAAATCCCGGCTACCGCCGTCGGGAACGCCAGAATCGCTGCCCATGCTGCAAACTTGCGCTGCACCACGCTTTGGCGTGACGCCTCCAGCAACACACCGATTTCGATGGTCTGGCTCGCAATGTCGGCCAGGGTGGTCAGGTCTTCCATCTGCCGCGTGACGTGAATCTGCACATCGCGGAAGTAAGGGCGCATGTTCTTGTCGATGAAGGGGAAGCTCAGCTTCTGCAACTCTTCGCCGATCTCCACCATCGGCGCCGCGTATCGACGCAAGCGCAGCACGTCGCGGCGCAGGCCATGAAGCTTCTGGATGTCGTGCTCGTTCAGCGCGCTGCACAACACGTTGCGTTCCAGTTCATCGATCTCGGCGTGGATCGCTTCACCCACTGGCTGATAGTTTTCGATGACGAAATCCAGCAGCGCATACAGTACGAAATCTTCCCCGTGTTCCAGCAGCAACGGCCGTGCCTCACAGCGCTGACGGACATGGGCGTAGGACGCCGAATGGCCATTGCGGGCAGTGATGATGTAGCCCTTGCCGGCGAAAATGTGGGTTTCGATGAACTGCAGGACGCCGTGTTCGCGCACCGGCGAGTAGGTGACGATGAACAGGGCGTCACCGAAGGTTTCCAGTTTCGGACGGCTGTGTTTTTCCAGGGCGTCCTCGATGGCCAATTCGTGCAGGTTGAACTGGCGTTGCAGGTTGGACAGCTCCTGGGCGTTCGGTTCTTCGAGGCCGATCCAGACGAAGTGCCCGGTCTTGGCGGCCCAGGCGGCGCCTTCATCGAGGGAAATATTGGTGACTTTCTTACCGGCGCTGTAAACCGCAGCAGCAACAACTCGACCCATGGTGGTGGTTCACTTCTTATTGGCAGATGGCAGGGGAGACATGGCTTCAGCTTAGCCGTGTCGCTGCTTGAGAGTCAGTGAAATCTGTACAGTTCACCGGGCAAAAGAAAACCCGCACTGGGCGGGTTTCTTTTTCACGCGGCTTGTAGTTGCCGATCCATCGCATCGATGCACTCGCGCATCTGTTCGCGACACTGGCTGATGAGCATGGGCATGTCGTCCATGGTCAGGCCGGCGGTAGGAATTGCCGGCAGCGAGCGTATGAGAACTTTTCCGCTGCGCCAGCGGTTCAGGCGCATGTGCTTGATGTAGCTGCTGACGCACACCGGAACGATCGGCACACCGGCGGCGATGGCCATCTGGAACGCGCCTTTCTTGAACGGCAGCAGATCTTCACCCAGGTTGCGCGTGCCTTCCGGGAATACCCAGATCGAGGTGTCTTTGTGCTGCAAGGTGTCGGTGGTCGTCAGCATCGACTGGCGTGCCTTGTGCGCGTTGCCACGATCGATCAACACATTGCCCGCCAGCCAGAACAATTGCCCGAACAACGGCACCCATTTCAGACTCTTTTTGCCAATGCACACGGTCCGACGTGGCACCACATTGCCGAACACGAACAGGTCGTAGTTGGACTGATGGTTGGCGATGATTACGCAGCTATCAGGCTTGTTCATCAGCTGACCGACGTCGGCCTTCACTCGCAGGCGCAGGATGCACATGGCCGGCAGCGCGTACAGTCGAGCGCACAGACGACTGTTGTCCGGATTGAATGGCCGACACAGCCCGAGGATCACCCCGAGCACGCCCGCCAGAATAAAGTGCAGGCCCATCAATAACATACGAAACACAAACAGCATTTTCAGGCCCCACCGGGACAAAAGGTGGCGCAGTGTACGGATGTGCACTGTTTTCGGCAATTGCCGCTATAGAGTCAGGAGATGGGCGATGTTTAAGCGCATGTTTCCGACTTGTCGGTCAGAGGCGTCCTAGAGCTGCTGTGGAGATTTAAACCATGCACGTAAGAAAAAGCCCGACACGACGGTCGGGCTTTTCTATACAGGAGCGAAGCGGGTTCAGCCCAGGTGTTCCTGATCCTGAATGATCGCGTTGTCCAGGGTTTCCAGCAGCGCCTTGCGTACCTTGAGCTTGGTGTTCTTGTGCGCGGTCATGTTGATCTTCTTCAACTGACGCGCAGCGGCGAGGGCGGCACCTTGCAGCTCTTCGGCCGAAACCACCTTGTCGAGGAAGCCGGCATCCACTGCGCTTTGGGGATCGAACATCTCGCCGTTGATTACCGAGCGATGGAAGGCCGAGCGGCGCAGGCGATCACGGGCCAGCTCGATGCCGGCGTGGTGCATGGTCATGCCGATCTGCACTTCGTTCAGACCAATGCTGAACGGACCGTCGACACCGATGCGGTAATCGGCGGACAACAGAATGAACGCGCCTTTGGCCACGGCATGACCCGGGCAGGCAACGATCACTGGGAATGGGTGCGACAGCAGACGACGGGCGAGGGTAGAACCGGCGGTCACCAGCGACACGGCTTCTTTAGGGCCGGCAGTCATTACCTTCAAATCGTAGCCGCCAGAGAGAATGCCCGGCTGGCCAGTAATGATCACAATGGCGCGATCCGCCACCGCCTGATCCAGCGCCGCGTTGAAGGCCGCGATCACGTCCGGGGAAATGGCGTTGACCTTGCCGTTGCTCAGGGTCAGGGTCGCGATACCGTCTTCGAGGTGGTAGGCAATCAGGTCGCTCATGGCGCAATTCCTTATAAGAAAGATGGGCAGACGTTACCCACCGTCGCCGGTCAGGTAAAGCACTGTGACTGACCCACCGGTCACCCTTGACCGGCTGACGCGCCGCAACGTGCCCACGGCAA
The sequence above is a segment of the Pseudomonas sp. HS6 genome. Coding sequences within it:
- a CDS encoding magnesium and cobalt transport protein CorA codes for the protein MGRVVAAAVYSAGKKVTNISLDEGAAWAAKTGHFVWIGLEEPNAQELSNLQRQFNLHELAIEDALEKHSRPKLETFGDALFIVTYSPVREHGVLQFIETHIFAGKGYIITARNGHSASYAHVRQRCEARPLLLEHGEDFVLYALLDFVIENYQPVGEAIHAEIDELERNVLCSALNEHDIQKLHGLRRDVLRLRRYAAPMVEIGEELQKLSFPFIDKNMRPYFRDVQIHVTRQMEDLTTLADIASQTIEIGVLLEASRQSVVQRKFAAWAAILAFPTAVAGIYGMNFQNMPELSWHYGYFAVLSFITVGCVGLWASFKKSGWL
- a CDS encoding 1-acylglycerol-3-phosphate O-acyltransferase — its product is MLFVFRMLLMGLHFILAGVLGVILGLCRPFNPDNSRLCARLYALPAMCILRLRVKADVGQLMNKPDSCVIIANHQSNYDLFVFGNVVPRRTVCIGKKSLKWVPLFGQLFWLAGNVLIDRGNAHKARQSMLTTTDTLQHKDTSIWVFPEGTRNLGEDLLPFKKGAFQMAIAAGVPIVPVCVSSYIKHMRLNRWRSGKVLIRSLPAIPTAGLTMDDMPMLISQCREQMRECIDAMDRQLQAA
- a CDS encoding crotonase/enoyl-CoA hydratase family protein, which gives rise to MSDLIAYHLEDGIATLTLSNGKVNAISPDVIAAFNAALDQAVADRAIVIITGQPGILSGGYDLKVMTAGPKEAVSLVTAGSTLARRLLSHPFPVIVACPGHAVAKGAFILLSADYRIGVDGPFSIGLNEVQIGMTMHHAGIELARDRLRRSAFHRSVINGEMFDPQSAVDAGFLDKVVSAEELQGAALAAARQLKKINMTAHKNTKLKVRKALLETLDNAIIQDQEHLG